The following proteins are co-located in the Vallicoccus soli genome:
- a CDS encoding response regulator — MVRVFLLDDHELVRSGLRELLEHAGGFEVVGESGSAQEASRRIPALRPHVAVLDARLPDGSGIDVCRDVRSVDPSVRGLVLTSYDDDEALVSAVLAGASGYVLKTVRSRELLDAVRRVAAGKSLLDPVLVQRVQERLQAGPDEPEELAGLTVQERRVLMLVAEGLTNREVGERLSLAEKTVKNYVSSVLAKLGFERRTQAAIFATRLTGR, encoded by the coding sequence GTGGTGCGGGTCTTCCTCCTCGACGACCACGAGCTGGTGCGCTCGGGGCTGCGCGAGCTGCTCGAGCACGCCGGGGGGTTCGAGGTCGTCGGCGAGTCGGGGTCGGCGCAGGAGGCGTCCCGGCGGATCCCGGCGCTGCGCCCGCACGTGGCGGTGCTCGACGCCCGGCTGCCCGACGGATCGGGGATCGACGTGTGCCGGGACGTGCGCTCGGTCGACCCGTCGGTGCGGGGGCTCGTCCTCACCTCGTACGACGACGACGAGGCCCTCGTGTCGGCGGTGCTGGCGGGCGCGTCGGGCTACGTGCTGAAGACGGTGCGCTCGCGCGAGCTGCTCGACGCCGTGCGCCGGGTCGCGGCGGGCAAGTCCCTGCTCGACCCGGTGCTCGTGCAGCGGGTGCAGGAGCGGCTGCAGGCCGGCCCCGACGAGCCCGAGGAGCTGGCGGGGCTGACCGTCCAGGAGCGGCGGGTGCTCATGCTCGTCGCCGAGGGGCTCACGAACCGCGAGGTCGGCGAGCGGCTCTCGCTCGCGGAGAAGACGGTGAAGAACTACGTGTCGAGCGTGCTCGCGAAGCTCGGCTTCGAGCGGCGCACGCAGGCGGCGATCTTCGCCACCCGGCTCACCGGCCGCTGA
- a CDS encoding flavodoxin domain-containing protein — protein sequence MHPTPPRAPAGARVLVSVASKHGATAEIGERVAQVLRTGGHDVDLVRPDDVGAVDGYDAVVLGSAVYAGHWLAPARALALRLSAQLVLRPVWLFSSGPVGDPPYPVGEPVDVERVLASTAARDHRVLPGRVERARLSFAERAVLRALRAPEGDFRDWAQVEDWAAGIGRALAPSRVG from the coding sequence GTGCACCCCACCCCACCGCGCGCGCCGGCCGGCGCCCGCGTCCTGGTGAGCGTCGCCAGCAAGCACGGGGCCACCGCCGAGATCGGCGAGCGCGTCGCCCAGGTGCTGCGCACCGGGGGGCACGACGTCGACCTCGTGCGGCCCGACGACGTCGGCGCCGTCGACGGCTACGACGCGGTCGTGCTCGGCAGCGCGGTGTACGCGGGGCACTGGCTCGCCCCCGCCCGCGCCCTCGCCCTGCGCCTCAGCGCGCAGCTGGTCCTGCGGCCGGTCTGGCTCTTCTCGAGCGGACCGGTCGGGGACCCGCCGTACCCGGTCGGGGAGCCGGTCGACGTGGAGCGGGTGCTGGCGAGCACCGCGGCCCGCGACCACCGCGTGCTGCCGGGCCGCGTGGAGCGCGCCCGGCTGTCGTTCGCGGAGCGGGCGGTGCTGCGCGCGCTGCGGGCGCCCGAGGGCGACTTCCGCGACTGGGCGCAGGTCGAGGACTGGGCCGCCGGGATCGGGCGGGCGCTGGCGCCCTCCCGCGTCGGCTGA
- a CDS encoding GAF domain-containing protein, with protein sequence MAERIPEPAPSSALRPLERVHLDELLAELLDRVGEVVSTQERLRQLLDAVVALGSDLDLRSLLQRITGTACRLSGARYGALGVIGPDDTLVEFITHGITDEERARIGPPPEGHGVLGHLITHPAPIRLPDIREHAASYGFPAHHPPMTTFLGVPLRVHGQVFGNLYLTEKAGGHQFTDDDETVVTALASAAGIAVENARLFESARRHQRWLEGAAAAAEAVLGPADGRGAARVVAEQALALTGADAALVAVRQGDLLEVRAADGPGARAAEGVRLAADDGALGEALSGDAVVVPDLAAAVPGLGAAVPAGTGLLVPLPGPQGPVGVLLLARPGPGGAGLVADDVPELQSFADQASLGLQSARAREDRQRIAVLEDRDRIARDLHDTVIQRLFAVGLRLQTAAELAGPGPAEERVLAAVEDIDVTMRDLRAAIFQLHRRRDDTGLAAELARLVEDARHHLGTSPRLVLDGPVDLGVPPEVRHDLLAALQEALSNVVRHAGARHVEIHLSVDREAVRLTVQDDGRGVGSPEHRSGLAGLDARAARHGGTSSVADRDGGGTVLTWTVPVSGR encoded by the coding sequence GTGGCCGAGAGGATCCCGGAGCCCGCGCCGTCGAGCGCCCTGCGACCGCTGGAGCGCGTGCACCTCGACGAGCTCCTCGCCGAGCTCCTCGACCGCGTCGGCGAGGTCGTCTCCACCCAGGAGCGGCTGCGCCAGCTCCTCGACGCCGTCGTGGCGCTCGGCTCCGACCTCGACCTGCGCAGCCTGCTCCAGCGCATCACCGGCACGGCGTGCCGGCTCTCCGGCGCCCGCTACGGGGCGCTCGGCGTCATCGGCCCGGACGACACCCTCGTCGAGTTCATCACCCACGGCATCACCGACGAGGAGCGCGCGCGCATCGGCCCTCCGCCTGAGGGCCACGGCGTCCTCGGGCACCTCATCACGCACCCGGCCCCGATCCGCCTGCCCGACATCCGCGAGCACGCGGCGTCGTACGGCTTCCCGGCCCACCACCCGCCGATGACGACGTTCCTCGGCGTCCCCCTGCGGGTGCACGGGCAGGTGTTCGGCAACCTCTACCTCACCGAGAAGGCCGGGGGCCACCAGTTCACCGACGACGACGAGACGGTGGTCACCGCCCTCGCCTCGGCCGCCGGCATCGCCGTCGAGAACGCCCGCCTGTTCGAGAGCGCCCGGCGCCACCAGCGCTGGCTCGAGGGCGCCGCCGCCGCCGCCGAGGCGGTGCTCGGCCCGGCCGACGGGCGCGGCGCCGCCCGGGTCGTCGCGGAGCAGGCCCTGGCGCTGACCGGCGCGGACGCCGCCCTCGTGGCGGTCCGCCAGGGCGACCTGCTCGAGGTGCGCGCGGCGGACGGTCCCGGCGCCCGCGCGGCCGAGGGGGTGCGCCTCGCCGCCGACGACGGGGCGCTCGGCGAGGCGCTCTCCGGCGACGCCGTCGTCGTCCCGGACCTCGCCGCCGCCGTCCCGGGCCTCGGGGCCGCCGTCCCCGCGGGTACGGGCCTGCTGGTGCCGCTGCCCGGCCCGCAGGGGCCCGTCGGCGTGCTGCTGCTCGCGCGGCCCGGTCCCGGTGGCGCCGGCCTCGTCGCCGACGACGTCCCCGAGCTGCAGTCGTTCGCCGACCAGGCCTCCCTCGGTCTGCAGAGCGCGCGGGCCCGTGAGGACCGCCAGCGCATCGCGGTGCTCGAGGACCGCGACCGCATCGCCCGCGACCTGCACGACACCGTCATCCAGCGCCTCTTCGCCGTCGGGCTCCGGCTGCAGACCGCCGCGGAGCTCGCCGGCCCCGGCCCCGCCGAGGAGCGGGTCCTCGCCGCGGTGGAGGACATCGACGTGACGATGCGGGACCTGCGCGCGGCGATCTTCCAGCTGCACCGGCGGCGCGACGACACCGGGCTCGCCGCGGAGCTGGCCCGCCTCGTCGAGGACGCCCGGCACCACCTCGGCACCTCCCCCCGGCTGGTGCTCGACGGGCCGGTGGACCTCGGCGTGCCGCCCGAGGTGCGCCACGACCTCCTGGCGGCCCTGCAGGAAGCGCTCTCCAACGTCGTGCGCCACGCCGGTGCCCGCCACGTCGAGATCCACCTGTCGGTGGACCGGGAGGCCGTGCGCCTGACGGTGCAGGACGACGGCCGCGGCGTCGGCTCGCCCGAGCACCGCAGCGGCCTCGCCGGCCTCGACGCGCGGGCGGCCCGCCACGGCGGCACGTCCTCCGTCGCCGACCGCGACGGCGGCGGCACCGTCCTGACCTGGACCGTGCCCGTCAGCGGCCGGTGA
- the cydB gene encoding cytochrome d ubiquinol oxidase subunit II, protein MTLPELWFVLIAVLWAGYFVLEGFDFGVGMLLAGLSRDEVDRRVVLNTIGPVWDGNEVWVLVAGGATFAAFPDWYASLFSGFYLPLLLVLVALIVRGVAFEYRGKVDSASWRRRWDLCIVWGSLLPSVLWGVAFANLVRGVPMTAEGEFDGSLLGLLNPYALLGGLTTCTLFLLHGALFLALRTTGGVRERAHRAAAALGPVAAALAVAFLGWTQALRGSAATLALAAVAAAALVAGLVAQRARREGWAFALTAVTLVAAVATLFVALFPDVMPSSTDPAGTLSIAGAASSGYTLEVMTRVAAFGTPLVLLYQGWTYWVFRRRIGRGSIPAPVALPAQRRPETAPEQVG, encoded by the coding sequence ATGACCCTCCCCGAGCTCTGGTTCGTCCTCATCGCCGTCCTGTGGGCCGGCTACTTCGTCCTCGAGGGCTTCGACTTCGGCGTCGGCATGCTGCTGGCGGGGCTGTCCCGCGACGAGGTCGACCGCCGCGTCGTCCTCAACACCATCGGCCCGGTCTGGGACGGCAACGAGGTGTGGGTGCTCGTGGCGGGCGGCGCGACCTTCGCCGCCTTCCCCGACTGGTACGCCTCGCTCTTCAGCGGCTTCTACCTCCCGCTGCTGCTCGTGCTGGTCGCGCTCATCGTGCGGGGCGTGGCGTTCGAGTACCGCGGCAAGGTGGACAGCGCTTCCTGGCGGCGGCGGTGGGACCTGTGCATCGTCTGGGGCTCGCTGCTGCCCTCGGTGCTCTGGGGCGTCGCGTTCGCCAACCTGGTCCGCGGCGTGCCGATGACGGCGGAGGGGGAGTTCGACGGCTCGCTCCTCGGCCTGCTCAACCCCTACGCCCTCCTCGGGGGCCTCACCACCTGCACGCTGTTCCTCCTGCACGGCGCGCTCTTCCTGGCGCTGCGGACCACGGGCGGGGTGCGCGAGCGCGCGCACCGCGCGGCGGCAGCGCTCGGCCCCGTCGCCGCGGCCCTCGCCGTCGCGTTCCTGGGCTGGACGCAGGCCCTGCGCGGCAGCGCCGCCACCCTCGCCCTCGCGGCCGTCGCGGCGGCGGCCCTCGTCGCCGGGCTGGTGGCGCAGCGCGCGCGGCGCGAGGGCTGGGCCTTCGCCCTGACGGCGGTGACGCTCGTCGCCGCGGTGGCCACCCTCTTCGTGGCGCTCTTCCCCGACGTCATGCCCTCGTCGACCGACCCGGCGGGCACCCTGAGCATCGCCGGCGCCGCCTCGTCGGGCTACACCCTCGAGGTGATGACCCGGGTCGCCGCCTTCGGCACCCCGCTCGTGCTGCTCTACCAGGGCTGGACGTACTGGGTGTTCCGCCGGCGGATCGGCCGGGGGTCGATCCCCGCCCCGGTCGCGCTGCCGGCGCAGCGCCGCCCGGAGACCGCCCCCGAGCAGGTCGGCTGA
- the cydD gene encoding thiol reductant ABC exporter subunit CydD yields the protein MAGPVDPRLLREARPAAAYLVLCVAVGLVTAVLVVLQAELVASAVARAVHGAGPGQVGGAVLALGAVLAARAGLSWLTESLAARTSAAVRARLRRRLLEHVLLLGPQRLARHRAGEVTTLATRGLDALDPWFARYLPQLPLAALVPALVGLRMLVADPLSGLVVAVTVPLVPLFMVLVGLATRERTRRRWRALERLGGHFADALGGLAELRAYGRSRGYADAVREVSERHRRETMGTLRVAFLSSLVLELVATLSVALVAVSIGLRLVHGSVDLETALLVLLLAPEAYLPLRRVGEQYHAAAEGAAALESAFAVLGEPLPEHGDRPAPRPGRIELQDVAVTYEGADGPALEGLSLVVEPGTVLGLVGPSGAGKSTVLGLLLATVRPTRGRVLVDGTDLADVPPDAWRRHVAWVPQRPRLVAGTVAENVALGTTAAAAEVAAAASAAQVDLPLDLVVGERGATLSAGQRRRVALARALLRDAPLLLLDEPSEDLDDATEAQVLAALAAQAGGRTVVLVTHRRAALDLCDAVEVVVPPLATAGSAR from the coding sequence GTGGCGGGGCCGGTCGACCCGCGCCTGCTGCGCGAGGCGCGGCCCGCGGCGGCGTACCTGGTGCTCTGCGTCGCGGTCGGCCTCGTCACGGCGGTCCTCGTCGTGCTGCAGGCCGAGCTCGTCGCCTCCGCCGTGGCCCGTGCCGTCCACGGCGCCGGGCCGGGGCAGGTCGGCGGGGCCGTCCTGGCGCTGGGCGCGGTGCTGGCGGCCCGCGCCGGGCTGTCCTGGCTGACCGAGTCCCTCGCGGCCCGCACCTCCGCCGCGGTGCGGGCCCGCCTGCGCCGCCGGCTGCTCGAGCACGTGCTGCTCCTGGGCCCGCAGCGGCTGGCCCGGCACCGCGCCGGGGAGGTGACGACGCTCGCGACGCGCGGCCTCGACGCGCTCGACCCGTGGTTCGCCCGCTACCTGCCCCAGCTGCCGCTGGCGGCGCTGGTCCCCGCCCTCGTCGGCCTGCGGATGCTCGTCGCCGACCCGCTCTCCGGGCTCGTCGTCGCGGTGACCGTGCCGCTGGTGCCGCTCTTCATGGTGCTCGTGGGGCTGGCGACGCGCGAGCGCACGCGGCGCCGGTGGCGCGCGCTGGAGCGGCTCGGCGGGCACTTCGCCGACGCGCTGGGCGGGCTCGCCGAGCTGCGCGCGTACGGCCGCTCGCGCGGCTACGCGGACGCCGTGCGGGAGGTCAGCGAACGGCACCGCCGGGAGACGATGGGCACGCTGCGCGTGGCCTTCCTGTCCTCGCTGGTGCTCGAGCTCGTGGCGACGCTGTCCGTCGCGCTGGTCGCGGTGTCGATCGGGCTGCGGCTCGTCCACGGCTCGGTCGACCTCGAGACCGCGCTGCTGGTGCTGCTCCTCGCACCGGAGGCCTACCTGCCGCTGCGGCGGGTCGGCGAGCAGTACCACGCCGCTGCCGAGGGCGCCGCCGCGCTGGAGAGCGCCTTCGCGGTGCTCGGGGAGCCCCTCCCGGAGCACGGCGACCGGCCGGCGCCGCGGCCCGGCCGCATCGAGCTGCAGGACGTCGCCGTGACGTACGAGGGCGCCGACGGCCCCGCCCTCGAGGGGCTCTCCCTCGTCGTCGAGCCCGGGACGGTGCTGGGGCTTGTCGGTCCCAGCGGGGCCGGGAAGTCCACGGTGCTGGGCCTGCTGCTCGCGACGGTGCGGCCCACGCGCGGACGCGTGCTCGTCGACGGGACCGACCTGGCCGACGTGCCGCCGGACGCCTGGCGCCGGCACGTCGCCTGGGTGCCCCAGCGCCCGCGCCTCGTGGCCGGGACGGTCGCCGAGAACGTCGCGCTCGGCACCACCGCCGCGGCGGCGGAGGTCGCGGCGGCCGCGTCCGCCGCGCAGGTCGACCTGCCGCTCGACCTCGTCGTGGGCGAGCGGGGCGCCACCCTGTCGGCGGGGCAGCGCCGCCGCGTCGCGCTGGCCCGCGCGTTGCTGCGCGACGCCCCGCTGCTCCTGCTCGACGAGCCGAGCGAGGACCTCGACGACGCGACGGAGGCCCAGGTGCTCGCCGCCCTGGCCGCGCAGGCCGGCGGTCGTACCGTCGTGCTCGTCACCCACCGCCGTGCGGCGCTGGACCTCTGCGACGCCGTCGAGGTCGTCGTGCCGCCCCTCGCGACCGCGGGGAGCGCCCGGTGA
- the cydC gene encoding thiol reductant ABC exporter subunit CydC, with amino-acid sequence MSPSALLRPAARRLAIAAAVGSLALGCGVALMACSAWLISRAAQHPPVLVLSVAVVGVRAFGLGRPVLRYLERLLAHDAALRLLAGLRVRVFRAVDAGGAGGLAGRRRGDLLARLVADVDAVPDLALRVLLPAVAAAAVSLGSAALLAAVLPAAALLLLAGLGVAGVAAPALTAATARRAERSAATARADVAAAAAELVGAAPDLLVLGAGPARLDHLDRLEARLAAAERRSARWAGAGTALSQLGLAVPVAGGLLVGVPAVRTGALDPVLLALVVLVPLAVAEAVAGLPAAAVALQRARAAAARVQEVLAQERPAARPLAGPDASGAPTGVPDLLVEGATLRWPGAAAPVLRDVDLVVPAGAHVGVVGASGAGKSTLVAALLGALVPERGRVRVGGEDPAALGDAVASRLAWCGQDAHVFHTSVRENLRLAAPGAADADLEAALRAVRLLDRVRTLPAGLGTVLGEEGATLSGGERQRLALARALLSGAPVLLLDEPTAHLDVALARELTASLREAARGRTLVVVTHRAEALQGLDAVVRVDAGTVTPLTAPLAA; translated from the coding sequence GTGAGCCCGTCCGCGCTGCTGCGGCCGGCGGCGCGGCGCCTCGCCATCGCGGCGGCGGTCGGGAGCCTCGCGCTCGGCTGCGGCGTCGCCCTCATGGCGTGCTCGGCGTGGCTCATCAGCCGGGCGGCGCAGCACCCGCCGGTGCTGGTGCTCTCCGTCGCGGTCGTGGGCGTGCGCGCCTTCGGGCTGGGGCGGCCGGTGCTGCGCTACCTGGAGCGGCTGCTGGCCCACGACGCGGCGCTGCGGCTGCTCGCGGGCCTGCGGGTGCGCGTCTTCCGGGCGGTGGACGCCGGGGGCGCCGGCGGCCTGGCCGGGCGGCGCCGGGGGGACCTCCTCGCGCGGCTCGTCGCGGACGTGGACGCGGTGCCCGACCTCGCGCTGAGGGTGCTGCTGCCGGCGGTCGCCGCCGCCGCGGTGTCGCTGGGGAGCGCGGCCCTGCTCGCCGCGGTGCTGCCGGCCGCGGCGCTGCTGCTGCTCGCCGGGCTCGGCGTCGCCGGGGTGGCGGCACCGGCGCTGACCGCGGCGACGGCGCGTCGCGCGGAGCGCTCTGCCGCCACCGCGCGGGCCGACGTCGCGGCCGCGGCGGCCGAGCTCGTGGGGGCCGCGCCGGACCTGCTCGTGCTCGGCGCCGGGCCGGCCCGTCTGGACCACCTCGACCGGCTCGAGGCCCGGCTCGCGGCGGCCGAGCGCCGGTCCGCGCGCTGGGCGGGGGCCGGCACGGCCCTGTCGCAGCTCGGGCTGGCGGTGCCGGTCGCCGGCGGCCTGCTCGTGGGGGTGCCGGCCGTGCGCACGGGCGCCCTCGACCCGGTGCTGCTCGCGCTGGTCGTGCTCGTGCCGCTCGCGGTCGCCGAGGCGGTGGCCGGGCTGCCGGCCGCGGCCGTGGCCCTGCAGCGCGCCCGGGCCGCTGCGGCGAGGGTGCAGGAGGTGCTGGCGCAGGAGCGGCCGGCGGCGCGCCCGCTCGCGGGGCCGGACGCCTCCGGGGCGCCGACGGGCGTGCCCGACCTGCTCGTGGAGGGGGCGACGCTGCGCTGGCCGGGGGCGGCCGCCCCCGTGCTGCGGGACGTCGACCTCGTGGTCCCCGCCGGTGCCCACGTCGGGGTGGTGGGTGCCAGCGGCGCGGGCAAGAGCACGCTCGTCGCCGCGCTGCTCGGCGCGCTGGTGCCCGAGCGCGGGCGGGTGCGGGTCGGCGGCGAGGACCCCGCCGCGCTGGGCGACGCGGTGGCCAGCCGGCTCGCCTGGTGCGGCCAGGACGCGCACGTCTTCCACACGTCGGTGCGCGAGAACCTGCGGCTCGCCGCACCGGGCGCGGCGGACGCCGACCTCGAGGCGGCCCTGCGCGCCGTACGCCTCCTCGACCGCGTCCGCACCCTGCCCGCCGGCCTCGGCACCGTGCTCGGCGAGGAGGGCGCCACGCTCAGCGGCGGCGAGCGCCAGCGGCTCGCCCTGGCCCGCGCCCTGCTCTCGGGCGCCCCGGTGCTGCTCCTCGACGAGCCCACGGCGCACCTCGACGTCGCGCTCGCCCGCGAGCTCACCGCCTCGCTGCGCGAGGCCGCCCGCGGTCGCACCCTGGTCGTCGTCACCCACCGCGCCGAGGCGCTGCAGGGGCTCGACGCCGTGGTCCGGGTCGACGCCGGCACGGTCACGCCGCTCACGGCGCCGCTGGCGGCGTAG
- a CDS encoding universal stress protein: MQQRVTVGVDGGGTGAHALDWAVQEASRRRVPLRLVNVADLAAHEAALAPVPGAFYGLLLEQGRKALEQAQAHVAAVAPDLRVEVVERRGGRVPELVEESGRSAVLVLGAHESLVGARGVGSLVTHLAARSRCPLVVVRSPLPAGTGPQRVVVGVDGSACSLDAVPFAAEQASAAGALLQVVMAVTAPLELWVHEDFRTQLVQEARCWVSESVAGVRERHPDVRVEECVVAAHPVPALVDAGRGARLLVVGSHGRGAFAGMLLGSVSRAVLRRAECPVAVARRSAP; this comes from the coding sequence GTGCAGCAGAGGGTGACCGTCGGGGTCGACGGGGGCGGGACGGGCGCGCACGCGCTGGACTGGGCGGTGCAGGAGGCGTCGCGGCGCAGGGTGCCGCTGCGGCTCGTCAACGTCGCGGACCTCGCCGCGCACGAGGCGGCGCTCGCGCCGGTGCCGGGGGCGTTCTACGGGCTGCTGCTCGAGCAGGGGCGCAAGGCCCTGGAGCAGGCGCAGGCGCACGTCGCGGCCGTCGCCCCCGACCTGCGGGTCGAGGTCGTGGAGCGCCGCGGCGGGCGGGTGCCCGAGCTCGTCGAGGAGAGCGGGCGCTCGGCGGTGCTCGTCCTCGGTGCGCACGAGTCCCTCGTCGGCGCGCGCGGCGTCGGCTCGCTCGTCACCCACCTGGCGGCGCGCAGCCGGTGCCCCCTCGTCGTCGTCCGCTCCCCGCTCCCGGCGGGCACGGGCCCCCAGCGGGTCGTCGTGGGCGTCGACGGCAGCGCGTGCTCGCTCGACGCCGTGCCGTTCGCGGCGGAGCAGGCCTCCGCGGCGGGCGCGCTCCTGCAGGTGGTCATGGCCGTCACCGCCCCGCTCGAGCTCTGGGTCCACGAGGACTTCCGCACCCAGCTGGTGCAGGAGGCGCGGTGCTGGGTCTCGGAGTCGGTGGCCGGGGTGCGCGAGCGCCACCCCGACGTCCGGGTGGAGGAGTGCGTCGTGGCCGCCCACCCCGTACCGGCCCTCGTCGACGCCGGCCGCGGCGCGCGGCTGCTCGTCGTCGGCTCGCACGGGCGCGGCGCCTTCGCGGGCATGCTGCTCGGCTCCGTGAGCCGCGCGGTCCTCCGTCGCGCCGAGTGCCCCGTCGCGGTGGCCCGCCGGAGCGCGCCGTGA
- a CDS encoding cytochrome ubiquinol oxidase subunit I has translation MDALDLARWQFGITTVYHFLFVPLTIGLSVLVAGLQTAWHRTGQERYLRATKFWGKLFLINVAMGVVTGIVQEFQFGMAWSDYSRFVGDVFGAPLAMEGLLAFFLESTFLGLWIFGWDRLPRRVHLATIWVVALGTWLSAYFILAANSWMQHPVGYAVDPATGRARLTDIGAVLTNSTVLVAYPHVITASLVTGAAFMLGVSAWHLARGNEVEVFRPSLRLALVVALVGSVGVAVTGDLQAKLMTDQQPMKMAAAEALYETQAPASFSVLTLGSLDGSEELWSLRVPRVLSFMAEGDPDARVEGIDDLQAASVERFGEGDYVPNVPVTYWTFRLMIGFGVLSAGLAVLGLWLTRRGRLPASRLFWRASVLAIGLPFAANSVGWVFTEMGRQPWAVYGVLPTSSSVSPTMSVAEIATSLSVLTALYGVLAVVELGLLVRYAKAGPPAVPAHSPDPADEDEPVLSFAY, from the coding sequence GTGGACGCCCTCGACCTCGCGCGGTGGCAGTTCGGCATCACCACCGTGTACCACTTCCTCTTCGTCCCGCTGACGATCGGCCTGTCGGTCCTCGTCGCGGGGCTGCAGACGGCGTGGCACCGGACCGGGCAGGAGCGCTACCTGCGCGCCACGAAGTTCTGGGGGAAGCTCTTCCTCATCAACGTCGCCATGGGCGTCGTGACCGGGATCGTGCAGGAGTTCCAGTTCGGCATGGCCTGGAGCGACTACTCCCGCTTCGTGGGCGACGTCTTCGGCGCGCCGCTGGCGATGGAGGGCCTGCTGGCCTTCTTCCTCGAGTCGACGTTCCTCGGCCTCTGGATCTTCGGCTGGGACCGCCTGCCGCGGCGCGTCCACCTCGCCACGATCTGGGTCGTCGCGCTCGGGACGTGGCTCTCCGCGTACTTCATCCTCGCGGCCAACTCCTGGATGCAGCACCCGGTCGGCTACGCCGTCGACCCGGCCACCGGGCGGGCCCGGCTCACCGACATCGGCGCGGTGCTGACCAACTCGACCGTCCTCGTCGCGTACCCGCACGTCATCACGGCCTCGCTGGTGACCGGTGCGGCCTTCATGCTCGGCGTCAGCGCGTGGCACCTGGCGCGGGGCAACGAGGTGGAGGTCTTCCGCCCGTCGCTGCGGCTCGCGCTCGTCGTCGCCCTCGTCGGCAGCGTCGGGGTCGCCGTCACGGGCGACCTGCAGGCCAAGCTCATGACCGACCAGCAGCCCATGAAGATGGCGGCCGCCGAGGCCCTGTACGAGACGCAGGCCCCGGCCTCGTTCTCGGTGCTGACCCTCGGCAGCCTGGACGGCAGCGAGGAGCTGTGGAGCCTGCGGGTGCCCCGCGTCCTGTCGTTCATGGCCGAGGGCGACCCGGACGCGCGCGTCGAGGGCATCGACGACCTCCAGGCCGCGTCCGTGGAGCGGTTCGGCGAGGGCGACTACGTGCCGAACGTGCCCGTCACGTACTGGACCTTCCGCCTGATGATCGGCTTCGGGGTGCTGTCCGCCGGCCTCGCGGTCCTCGGCCTGTGGCTGACCCGCCGCGGGCGGCTGCCCGCGAGCCGGCTGTTCTGGCGGGCGTCGGTGCTCGCGATCGGGCTGCCCTTCGCCGCGAACTCCGTGGGGTGGGTCTTCACGGAGATGGGCCGGCAGCCGTGGGCCGTGTACGGGGTCCTGCCCACCAGCTCCAGCGTCTCGCCGACCATGTCGGTCGCCGAGATCGCGACGAGCCTGTCGGTCCTCACCGCCCTCTACGGCGTCCTCGCCGTCGTCGAGCTGGGCCTGCTCGTGCGCTACGCCAAGGCCGGGCCGCCCGCGGTGCCCGCGCACTCCCCCGACCCCGCGGACGAGGACGAGCCCGTCCTGTCCTTCGCGTACTGA
- a CDS encoding pyridoxamine 5'-phosphate oxidase family protein has product MVGRAAGGELGSEESRALLLAAALARLVYVHRALPAVAPVVPVADGGCLVFAAPAGSEVATAAPGSVVALHADDLHGDGGWAVTATGLAELVAPEEEPELRRRAGEAWGPYDVLLRLPLEVVRGQRLG; this is encoded by the coding sequence ATGGTCGGTCGTGCGGCGGGTGGTGAGCTGGGGTCCGAGGAGAGCCGGGCCCTGCTGCTGGCCGCTGCGCTGGCGCGGCTCGTGTACGTCCACCGGGCGCTGCCGGCGGTGGCCCCGGTGGTGCCCGTGGCCGACGGGGGCTGCCTCGTGTTCGCCGCGCCCGCCGGCTCGGAGGTCGCCACCGCCGCTCCGGGGAGCGTCGTGGCCCTGCACGCCGACGACCTGCACGGTGACGGCGGGTGGGCGGTGACGGCCACGGGCCTGGCCGAGCTGGTCGCGCCGGAGGAGGAGCCGGAGCTGCGGCGGCGGGCCGGGGAGGCGTGGGGGCCGTACGACGTGCTCCTGCGGCTGCCGCTCGAGGTCGTGCGGGGGCAGCGGCTGGGCTGA